A single region of the Enterococcus mundtii genome encodes:
- a CDS encoding SDR family oxidoreductase → MTNWLNIERKTIIVTGGSSGIGKSIVESLLEQHVNVANFDIKDSTLKHQRLLFVKTNITLRQEVEAGVAKVKDHFGTIDGLVNNAGINIPRLLVDKKQAHGRYELSEEVFDKIIAINQKGLYLMTQAVSRILVAKGEGVIINMSSESGLEGSEGQSAYAATKAAVNSFTRSWAKELGKSNVRVIGIAPGIMEETGLRTLSYEEALAYTRGITIEELRAGYAKTSTIPLGRSGKLKEVADLVSYYLSDRSSYITGVTTNVAGGKTRG, encoded by the coding sequence ATGACAAATTGGCTGAACATTGAGAGGAAAACGATTATTGTAACCGGAGGATCTTCTGGTATCGGGAAAAGTATCGTAGAAAGTCTATTGGAACAACATGTCAATGTAGCAAATTTTGATATTAAAGATTCGACACTTAAACATCAACGATTATTATTTGTAAAAACCAATATAACATTACGACAAGAAGTAGAAGCTGGAGTTGCAAAAGTAAAGGACCACTTTGGTACGATAGATGGTTTGGTCAACAATGCAGGCATCAACATTCCACGCTTATTAGTGGATAAAAAGCAAGCGCATGGGAGATATGAATTATCCGAGGAAGTATTTGACAAAATCATCGCAATCAATCAAAAAGGATTATATTTGATGACTCAAGCAGTAAGTAGAATCTTAGTTGCTAAAGGAGAAGGAGTAATCATCAATATGTCTTCTGAATCAGGACTTGAAGGTTCAGAGGGGCAAAGTGCGTATGCGGCAACGAAAGCCGCTGTCAACAGCTTTACTCGATCTTGGGCAAAAGAGTTAGGAAAATCAAATGTTCGGGTAATAGGGATCGCCCCAGGAATCATGGAGGAAACCGGACTACGCACACTTTCTTATGAAGAAGCCTTGGCCTATACTCGTGGCATCACGATTGAAGAGCTTAGAGCAGGTTATGCCAAAACGAGCACGATTCCATTAGGTCGAAGCGGGAAATTAAAAGAAGTCGCTGACTTAGTTAGTTACTATCTATCTGATCGTTCGAGTTATATCACTGGAGTAACCACAAATGTGGCCGGAGGAAAAACTAGAGGATAA
- a CDS encoding InlB B-repeat-containing protein: MIGVPFTIEGEVGDINTLEIHVSLPVDASNASRLASITVNASFTTIESFTVSYADGVENDVVFEDKTFKRIEPGTATPGFGAEPTRKGYTFAGWSPTVSETVTTDALYTATWEPIPTYQVNYTDGVPDEEIFADQVFNNLVAGSATPIFSGQPTRAGYIFKGWDKAITNTVTGDGTYTAIWEPVIPQTVTYQVIYTDGVANQPIFENQVFSKLIKGIATPVFSGTPSREGYKFIGWTPTVSEFVEGNMTYTTQWEKLPQIIEPVIPPIQHP, encoded by the coding sequence ATGATCGGCGTCCCATTTACCATCGAAGGTGAAGTCGGTGATATAAATACACTTGAAATTCATGTCTCGCTACCAGTAGATGCGTCAAATGCTTCTCGACTAGCATCAATTACTGTAAATGCTTCATTCACAACAATTGAATCGTTTACAGTGAGTTATGCAGATGGTGTAGAGAATGACGTTGTATTTGAGGATAAAACTTTCAAACGTATTGAACCTGGAACTGCTACACCAGGTTTTGGTGCAGAACCAACAAGAAAAGGTTATACATTTGCTGGTTGGAGTCCGACTGTCAGCGAGACAGTTACAACCGATGCGCTTTATACAGCAACATGGGAACCAATTCCAACGTATCAGGTCAACTATACAGACGGTGTACCAGATGAAGAGATTTTTGCAGATCAAGTCTTTAACAATTTAGTCGCCGGTTCTGCGACACCCATATTTAGTGGGCAACCTACAAGAGCTGGGTATATATTTAAAGGATGGGATAAAGCAATAACTAATACAGTGACTGGTGATGGCACTTATACGGCCATTTGGGAACCTGTGATTCCACAAACTGTCACTTATCAAGTGATCTATACAGACGGTGTTGCAAATCAACCCATTTTTGAAAACCAAGTATTTTCAAAATTGATTAAAGGCATAGCAACCCCTGTGTTTAGTGGAACACCATCAAGAGAAGGCTATAAATTCATCGGTTGGACGCCAACTGTCAGCGAGTTTGTGGAAGGTAATATGACTTATACCACACAATGGGAAAAATTACCGCAAATCATTGAACCGGTGATACCACCGATCCAACACCCATAA
- a CDS encoding TfoX/Sxy family protein, whose translation MTELSNLPNIGKVLEENLRKIGVTTEEQFKEKGTEQIFFEIRQKVDSGACLHMLYGIEGARKGKPMQALTKEEKEKLKQFYRSLSKIISNEIRKLWLVPYFVAYFCIIFLKKFIAIDG comes from the coding sequence ATGACAGAGTTAAGTAATCTACCGAATATAGGGAAAGTATTAGAAGAAAATTTACGAAAGATTGGTGTGACAACGGAAGAACAATTTAAAGAAAAGGGAACGGAACAGATATTTTTTGAAATTCGTCAAAAGGTGGACAGTGGCGCCTGTCTGCATATGCTATATGGAATCGAAGGAGCGAGAAAAGGCAAGCCTATGCAAGCTTTGACAAAAGAGGAAAAAGAAAAGTTAAAGCAATTCTATCGAAGCCTAAGCAAAATAATAAGCAATGAAATCCGGAAATTGTGGCTTGTTCCGTATTTCGTTGCTTATTTTTGTATAATTTTTTTAAAAAAGTTCATTGCTATCGATGGATAA
- the thiD gene encoding bifunctional hydroxymethylpyrimidine kinase/phosphomethylpyrimidine kinase has product MKKVLSIAGSDCSGGAGIQADLKTFAAHGVYGMSLITSVVAENTARVISYQDIAPTIINEQMTAVFEDIYPDAVKIGMLSCADTMLAVASSLQEWQPKNIVLDPVMYAKNGDALMEPEAIDTLIKNVLPLATLITPNIPEAEKIADRSITSLEEMERAAKAIYETCHAAVLIKGGHRTGEATDILYDGKNIYSYTSERIVTKNTHGTGCTFSSAIASQLALGVPLDQAISKAKKYITTAIAHSLELGEGHGPTNHFYSLYRNGLKEEQSQ; this is encoded by the coding sequence ATGAAAAAAGTACTAAGTATTGCTGGCTCAGACTGTAGCGGTGGCGCCGGTATCCAAGCCGATTTAAAAACATTTGCCGCTCATGGTGTTTATGGGATGTCTTTGATCACCTCAGTAGTCGCTGAAAATACCGCTCGTGTAATCTCATACCAAGACATCGCACCAACAATTATCAATGAACAAATGACAGCTGTTTTCGAGGACATCTATCCTGATGCAGTTAAAATCGGTATGTTGTCGTGTGCAGATACGATGTTAGCTGTCGCAAGCAGTCTACAAGAATGGCAACCTAAAAATATTGTACTGGATCCTGTGATGTATGCAAAAAATGGCGATGCTTTGATGGAGCCAGAAGCAATCGACACATTGATCAAAAACGTCTTACCATTAGCTACATTGATCACCCCCAATATTCCAGAAGCAGAAAAAATCGCTGATCGCTCGATTACTTCCCTGGAAGAAATGGAACGAGCAGCAAAAGCTATTTATGAAACATGTCACGCTGCAGTTTTGATCAAAGGAGGCCATCGCACAGGTGAAGCCACTGATATATTGTATGATGGGAAAAATATTTACTCCTATACATCTGAACGAATCGTCACAAAAAACACCCATGGCACTGGTTGTACCTTCTCTTCAGCGATTGCCTCACAACTCGCTTTGGGCGTACCATTAGACCAAGCAATTTCCAAGGCTAAAAAATATATCACTACTGCAATCGCACATTCACTAGAATTGGGCGAAGGTCATGGCCCAACCAATCATTTCTATTCACTCTATCGCAATGGTCTTAAGGAGGAACAAAGTCAATGA
- the thiM gene encoding hydroxyethylthiazole kinase gives MNTFLKTAVETVRMKNPLVHHITNYVTVNDCANVTLAIGGSPIMADDALEVAEITAMSQALVLNMGTLNERTVASMLSAGQTANEKGIPIIFDPVGAGASQFRNQTAKTIIENLKCAVIRGNISEIRFLAGIASTTKGVDASADDASSIEEAQRIADQLATAHKCIVVITGATDVISDGRRKILVHNGCPEMSRITGTGCMLTSLIASFCGGSPEHLFHAATTAVLTMGIAGELALEQTAGTGSFRIALIDEISRIDRETLLLRGNYFEK, from the coding sequence ATGAATACATTTTTAAAAACAGCTGTAGAAACGGTCCGTATGAAAAATCCTTTGGTCCACCATATCACGAACTATGTAACGGTCAATGATTGTGCGAATGTCACACTTGCGATCGGTGGTTCACCGATCATGGCTGATGATGCGTTAGAGGTAGCGGAAATCACAGCAATGTCACAGGCATTGGTACTAAACATGGGTACTTTGAATGAACGTACCGTAGCTTCGATGCTTTCAGCTGGGCAAACAGCCAACGAAAAAGGTATCCCGATCATTTTTGATCCAGTCGGTGCAGGGGCTTCACAGTTTCGTAATCAAACAGCGAAAACGATCATAGAAAACTTGAAATGTGCAGTGATTCGTGGCAATATTTCAGAAATCCGCTTTTTAGCGGGAATCGCAAGCACGACGAAAGGTGTCGATGCCTCGGCAGATGATGCAAGCTCCATTGAAGAAGCCCAACGGATTGCTGATCAATTAGCAACCGCTCACAAATGTATCGTAGTGATCACCGGTGCGACAGATGTGATTTCTGATGGGCGGCGTAAAATCTTAGTGCACAATGGTTGTCCTGAAATGAGTCGGATCACTGGCACTGGCTGTATGCTCACTTCATTGATTGCTAGCTTTTGTGGGGGGTCTCCTGAACATCTTTTCCATGCAGCAACTACAGCTGTTCTTACCATGGGGATTGCTGGCGAGCTTGCGTTGGAACAAACGGCTGGTACGGGAAGTTTTCGGATCGCACTGATTGATGAAATCAGCCGTATTGATCGGGAAACATTACTACTGCGAGGAAACTACTTTGAAAAATGA
- the thiE gene encoding thiamine phosphate synthase: protein MKNDINYSLYLVTDQSLLKKKPLQEAVQQALEGGITVLQLREKKANSRDFYEEAIALKRLAKPYNVPLIINDRVDIALACDADGVHAGQTDLPVAVVRKMIGPEKIIGASVQTLEQAISAEQAGADYLGVGTMFPTATKTDAIIVSKNELKKILQHVSIPVVLIGGLNEHTIAEFKTFPVQGFAVVSAILAKEEIKKATKELTVQINTFIKKQ, encoded by the coding sequence TTGAAAAATGACATCAACTATTCCTTATACCTAGTGACAGACCAGTCACTGCTGAAAAAAAAGCCCCTCCAAGAAGCAGTGCAACAAGCTCTTGAAGGAGGTATTACCGTCTTACAGTTGAGAGAAAAAAAAGCCAATTCACGAGATTTTTATGAGGAAGCGATCGCATTGAAACGATTAGCTAAACCATACAATGTTCCATTGATCATCAACGATCGAGTAGACATTGCGTTAGCTTGTGATGCAGACGGTGTTCATGCCGGTCAAACAGATCTACCTGTGGCTGTGGTGAGAAAAATGATTGGCCCTGAAAAAATCATCGGCGCTTCCGTCCAAACACTCGAACAAGCAATTTCCGCTGAACAAGCTGGGGCAGATTATTTAGGTGTAGGGACGATGTTTCCAACCGCTACTAAAACAGATGCCATCATCGTATCAAAAAATGAACTCAAGAAGATTCTTCAACACGTTTCGATCCCTGTTGTTTTGATCGGTGGTCTCAACGAACACACGATTGCAGAATTCAAAACCTTCCCCGTTCAAGGCTTTGCTGTGGTTTCAGCGATCTTAGCAAAAGAAGAAATAAAAAAAGCAACTAAAGAACTTACTGTACAAATCAATACGTTTATCAAAAAACAGTAA
- the rplS gene encoding 50S ribosomal protein L19 — MNPLIEELTKEQLRSDIPAFRPGDTVRVHAKVVEGTRERIQLFEGVVIKRRGAGISETYTVRKVSNGVGVERTFPLHTPRVAKIEVVRYGKVRRAKLYYLRALHGKAARIKEIRR; from the coding sequence ATGAATCCATTAATCGAAGAATTAACAAAAGAACAACTACGTTCTGACATTCCAGCTTTCCGCCCTGGTGACACTGTACGTGTTCATGCGAAAGTTGTCGAAGGTACTCGTGAACGTATCCAGTTATTTGAAGGTGTTGTAATCAAACGCCGTGGTGCTGGAATCAGCGAAACTTATACAGTACGTAAAGTTTCTAACGGTGTAGGCGTTGAGCGTACATTCCCATTGCACACACCACGTGTTGCAAAAATCGAAGTTGTCCGTTACGGTAAAGTACGTCGTGCGAAATTGTACTACCTACGTGCATTACACGGAAAAGCAGCTCGTATCAAAGAAATCCGTCGTTAA
- the trmD gene encoding tRNA (guanosine(37)-N1)-methyltransferase TrmD, with translation MKIDVLTLFPRMFEGPMGESIIGKAVAKELLEINVSNFREYSDTKHQTVDDYPYGGGAGMLLKVQPIYDNIKAIEEKHPETKKRVILLDPAGKPFNQKMAEEFSEEEHLIFICGHYEGYDERIRSLVTDEVSLGDYVLTGGELGAMVMIDATVRLLPDVLGNQTSAQTDSHSTGLLEHPQYTRPAEFKDMKVPEVLTNGNHKLIEEWQLKESLRRTYLRRPDMLAKLDMTPQMEKMLAEIKKEEA, from the coding sequence ATGAAGATTGACGTGTTGACTCTGTTTCCACGAATGTTTGAAGGTCCGATGGGGGAATCGATCATTGGTAAAGCAGTAGCAAAAGAATTGTTAGAAATCAATGTTTCTAATTTTCGTGAGTATTCGGACACCAAACACCAAACAGTCGATGATTATCCATATGGTGGTGGGGCAGGGATGTTATTGAAAGTCCAACCCATCTATGACAATATCAAAGCCATCGAAGAAAAACATCCAGAAACAAAAAAACGTGTGATCTTGCTTGATCCAGCTGGTAAACCATTTAATCAAAAAATGGCAGAAGAATTTTCGGAAGAAGAGCATCTGATCTTTATTTGTGGCCACTATGAAGGCTATGATGAGCGCATCCGTTCACTCGTAACAGATGAAGTCTCATTGGGAGATTATGTATTGACCGGTGGTGAGCTAGGCGCCATGGTGATGATCGATGCGACCGTTCGGCTATTGCCAGATGTTTTAGGTAATCAAACATCTGCCCAAACAGACTCGCATTCTACTGGCTTGTTGGAACATCCTCAATATACAAGACCAGCAGAATTCAAAGACATGAAGGTACCAGAAGTATTGACCAATGGTAATCATAAATTGATTGAAGAATGGCAACTAAAAGAATCCTTACGCCGAACATATCTTCGACGTCCAGACATGTTAGCAAAATTAGACATGACACCGCAAATGGAAAAAATGCTAGCGGAGATCAAAAAAGAAGAAGCTTGA
- the rimM gene encoding ribosome maturation factor RimM (Essential for efficient processing of 16S rRNA) produces the protein MTEYLNVGKIVNTQGIKGEVRVISTTDFPEERYKKGEVLTLFQEGKAPVELTVKSHRKHKNFDLLSFENHPSINDVEKYRDGILRVSKENLVELTENEYYYHEIIGLKVIDENEKELGKIKEILSPGANDVWVIQRPKKKDALIPYIDSVVQEVDLENGLVRVTLLEGLIDDED, from the coding sequence TTGACTGAATATCTAAACGTTGGCAAGATTGTCAATACCCAAGGAATCAAAGGTGAAGTCCGTGTCATCTCAACCACAGATTTCCCTGAAGAACGTTACAAAAAAGGTGAAGTTTTGACACTCTTCCAAGAAGGAAAAGCTCCTGTAGAATTGACTGTAAAGAGTCACCGTAAACACAAAAACTTTGATTTACTCAGCTTTGAGAATCATCCTTCCATCAATGACGTTGAAAAATACCGTGATGGTATCTTACGTGTATCAAAAGAAAACTTAGTTGAATTGACAGAAAATGAATATTACTACCATGAAATCATTGGCTTGAAGGTCATTGATGAAAACGAAAAAGAACTAGGAAAGATCAAAGAGATTTTATCTCCAGGCGCAAATGACGTTTGGGTCATCCAACGACCAAAGAAAAAAGATGCACTGATCCCGTATATCGATTCCGTCGTTCAAGAAGTCGATCTTGAAAATGGCTTGGTTCGTGTGACATTATTAGAAGGATTGATCGATGATGAAGATTGA
- a CDS encoding KH domain-containing protein — MKDLSDLVLTIVRPLVTYPDQVQLEVVESEDFYEYNLTVAPEDIGRIIGKQGRVAKAIRTIVYGVRINAPKKVRLNIIDNKE; from the coding sequence ATGAAAGATTTAAGCGACTTAGTCTTAACAATCGTTCGTCCGTTAGTTACTTATCCTGATCAAGTCCAGCTAGAAGTCGTTGAGTCGGAAGATTTTTACGAATACAATCTAACTGTGGCTCCCGAAGATATCGGTCGTATCATCGGTAAACAAGGACGCGTTGCGAAAGCAATCCGCACAATCGTTTACGGAGTACGAATCAATGCACCGAAAAAAGTGCGTTTGAATATCATCGACAATAAAGAATAA
- the rpsP gene encoding 30S ribosomal protein S16 encodes MAVKIRLKRMGSKKSPFYRIVVADSRSPRDGRFIETVGTYNPLKDPAEVVLKEDLVLDWLSKGAQPSDTVRNILSKEGVMKKHHEAKFSKK; translated from the coding sequence ATGGCAGTTAAAATCCGTTTAAAACGTATGGGTTCTAAAAAGAGTCCTTTTTACCGTATCGTCGTAGCTGATTCACGTTCTCCTCGTGATGGACGTTTCATCGAAACTGTAGGTACTTACAACCCTTTGAAAGACCCTGCAGAAGTAGTTTTAAAAGAAGATTTAGTACTTGACTGGTTATCAAAAGGTGCACAACCTTCAGATACAGTACGTAACATCCTTTCAAAAGAAGGCGTTATGAAAAAACATCATGAAGCTAAATTCTCAAAGAAATAA
- a CDS encoding NADPH-dependent FMN reductase, which translates to MTKKIGFFIGSLRKDSYNKKVAETFADLLPEGYESVFVKIDDLPFYNEDIETPEQTPAEWTRFREEVKDLDGVIFVTPEYNRSVPAVLKNALDVGSRPYGQSVWDKKPGLVVTASPGGVGGFGANHHLRQSLVFLNVPTLQQPEAYIGNITNLLDEEGNIIQGTVDFFQTILDAYLDFAGKLNA; encoded by the coding sequence ATGACAAAAAAAATTGGTTTTTTCATCGGAAGTTTAAGAAAAGATTCATACAATAAGAAAGTTGCAGAAACTTTTGCGGACTTATTACCGGAAGGATACGAGAGCGTATTTGTAAAAATTGATGACCTTCCTTTTTATAACGAAGATATCGAAACACCTGAGCAAACACCTGCAGAATGGACACGTTTCCGTGAAGAAGTCAAAGATCTAGACGGCGTGATCTTTGTAACTCCTGAGTACAACCGCTCAGTGCCAGCTGTATTGAAAAATGCCTTGGATGTTGGTTCTCGTCCTTATGGTCAAAGTGTTTGGGATAAAAAACCTGGTTTAGTGGTCACTGCTTCTCCTGGTGGAGTCGGTGGTTTTGGCGCAAATCATCACTTACGTCAATCATTAGTCTTTTTAAATGTCCCAACATTACAACAACCAGAAGCGTATATCGGAAATATCACTAACTTACTTGATGAAGAAGGCAACATTATCCAAGGAACCGTTGATTTCTTCCAAACGATTTTAGATGCGTATCTAGATTTCGCGGGAAAATTGAACGCTTGA
- a CDS encoding dihydrofolate reductase family protein: MSKIIFYGAISMDGYLATTNDDLQWLFDTPTGEKTTYDAFYQTIDTTIMGRKTYQEAKKYLDTAKIYPEKTNYVFSTDKELKLEDARVVHEDPVSFLKGLKESSEQRIWVVGGGSLLKPIIEQQLIDEWYIQIAPVLLGNGIRLFQEGDYVRRYQLVDTKRFGEFIELHYRKEEHKE, translated from the coding sequence ATGTCTAAGATCATTTTTTACGGAGCAATCAGTATGGATGGCTATCTAGCAACAACTAATGATGACTTACAATGGCTCTTCGATACGCCTACTGGGGAAAAAACAACCTATGATGCGTTTTATCAAACCATCGATACAACGATCATGGGCAGAAAAACGTATCAAGAAGCCAAAAAATATTTAGATACAGCCAAGATCTATCCAGAAAAAACCAATTACGTCTTTTCAACAGACAAAGAATTGAAGCTGGAGGATGCTAGGGTCGTTCACGAAGATCCCGTAAGCTTTCTCAAGGGGTTGAAGGAATCAAGTGAACAAAGGATCTGGGTAGTTGGTGGGGGCAGTTTGCTCAAACCAATCATTGAACAGCAACTGATCGATGAATGGTACATTCAAATTGCGCCGGTTTTACTTGGAAATGGGATTCGTCTTTTTCAAGAAGGGGATTATGTACGGCGGTATCAATTGGTGGACACGAAACGCTTTGGCGAGTTCATCGAGCTACACTATCGTAAAGAAGAGCACAAAGAATAG
- a CDS encoding DNA-3-methyladenine glycosylase I yields MKRCPWSESTEMMREYHDTIWGVPEYEDQRLYRKLMLDINQAGLSWQTILNKSQAFDEAYDQFELEKIAKYDEEKIEELMNNKGIIRNRRKIEAAITNAQAVLAMQATGLSFSDYLWSFVDGKVVTGNYQDQSEVPTTSELSDRTSKDLKKRGFRFIGSTTIYAFLEAVGIINDHLITCFRHQEVKR; encoded by the coding sequence ATGAAACGCTGTCCATGGAGTGAATCAACTGAAATGATGCGTGAGTACCATGATACGATTTGGGGGGTACCTGAATATGAAGATCAACGACTGTACCGTAAATTAATGCTTGATATCAATCAAGCAGGTCTCAGCTGGCAAACGATCTTGAACAAGAGCCAAGCTTTTGATGAAGCTTATGACCAGTTTGAACTCGAAAAAATTGCCAAGTATGATGAAGAAAAAATCGAAGAATTGATGAACAACAAGGGGATCATTCGCAATCGTCGAAAAATCGAAGCGGCAATAACGAACGCACAAGCTGTTCTGGCAATGCAAGCCACTGGACTCAGTTTTTCGGATTATCTCTGGTCTTTTGTGGATGGCAAAGTAGTAACCGGAAACTACCAAGACCAAAGTGAAGTGCCAACTACTAGTGAACTCTCTGATCGTACCTCAAAGGACTTGAAAAAACGCGGCTTCAGATTTATTGGAAGTACGACTATTTATGCCTTTTTAGAAGCGGTAGGGATCATCAACGATCACCTGATCACTTGTTTTCGCCACCAAGAAGTCAAACGCTAA
- the ffh gene encoding signal recognition particle protein, with the protein MAFESLTERLQQAMSKLRKKGKVSEADVKEMMREIRLALLEADVNLQVVKDFTKRVRERAVGAEVLDSLSPAQQIVKIVDEELTITLGSETVELTKSPKIPTVIMMAGLQGAGKTTFTGKLANYLKKNENARPLLIAGDVYRPAAIDQLKVLGQQLDVPVFDMGTDVSPVEIVRQGMELAKEKKNDYVLIDTAGRLHIDETLMDELKQIKDLTQPNEILLVVDAMTGQDAVNVADSFNQQLGITGVVITKLDGDTRGGAALSIRSVTGAPIKFIGSGEKLTDLEVFHPDRMASRILGMGDMLTLIEKAQQDYDEKKAEELAQKMRENSFDFNDFIEQLDQVMGMGPIEDLLKMIPGMNQMPGIENIKVDPKDVERKKAMVYSMTPAERENPDLLNPSRRRRIAAGSGNSVVEVNRMIKQFKESRKMMQQMSKGDMNIPGMDQMFGTGVKGKLGKMAMNRMMKKNKKKKKKKK; encoded by the coding sequence ATGGCATTTGAAAGCTTAACTGAACGCCTACAACAGGCGATGTCAAAGTTACGAAAAAAAGGAAAAGTCTCTGAAGCTGACGTCAAGGAAATGATGCGCGAGATCCGTCTTGCGCTATTAGAAGCCGATGTCAACTTACAAGTAGTCAAAGATTTTACGAAACGTGTGCGCGAACGTGCAGTTGGAGCAGAAGTACTTGATAGTCTTTCTCCAGCACAACAAATCGTAAAGATCGTGGATGAAGAGTTAACGATCACTTTGGGTTCTGAAACAGTTGAATTGACTAAATCTCCTAAAATCCCGACTGTCATCATGATGGCTGGGTTGCAAGGGGCAGGTAAAACAACGTTTACTGGTAAATTAGCGAATTATTTAAAGAAAAATGAAAATGCTCGTCCCTTATTGATTGCAGGTGACGTGTACCGTCCTGCTGCCATCGACCAGTTAAAAGTTTTAGGACAGCAATTGGATGTTCCGGTTTTTGATATGGGAACAGATGTGAGTCCTGTAGAAATCGTTCGTCAAGGGATGGAACTCGCAAAAGAAAAGAAAAATGATTACGTATTGATCGATACAGCCGGTCGTTTACACATTGATGAAACATTGATGGATGAATTAAAACAAATCAAAGACTTAACACAACCTAACGAAATCTTACTCGTTGTCGATGCGATGACTGGTCAAGATGCCGTCAACGTTGCGGATAGCTTCAATCAACAATTAGGGATCACCGGGGTCGTCATCACAAAATTAGATGGAGACACACGTGGGGGAGCGGCGCTATCAATCCGTTCAGTGACAGGCGCACCGATCAAGTTCATCGGTTCTGGTGAAAAGCTGACTGACTTAGAAGTCTTCCATCCAGATCGCATGGCAAGTCGTATCCTTGGTATGGGGGATATGTTGACGCTGATCGAAAAAGCGCAACAAGACTATGATGAGAAAAAAGCAGAAGAGCTTGCGCAAAAAATGCGTGAAAACTCATTTGACTTCAATGATTTCATTGAACAATTGGATCAAGTCATGGGTATGGGCCCAATCGAAGACTTATTAAAAATGATCCCAGGAATGAATCAAATGCCAGGAATCGAAAATATCAAAGTTGATCCGAAAGATGTTGAGCGTAAAAAAGCAATGGTTTATTCAATGACACCTGCAGAACGTGAAAACCCAGACCTATTGAATCCAAGCCGTCGACGCAGAATTGCTGCTGGTTCAGGGAACAGCGTAGTGGAAGTCAATCGTATGATCAAACAATTCAAAGAATCCCGTAAGATGATGCAACAAATGTCTAAAGGGGACATGAATATTCCTGGCATGGACCAAATGTTCGGTACCGGTGTCAAAGGTAAGCTAGGAAAAATGGCGATGAATCGCATGATGAAGAAAAACAAAAAGAAAAAGAAGAAAAAGAAATAA
- a CDS encoding putative DNA-binding protein, giving the protein MEIEKTNRMNALFEFYSTLLTEKQMNYMELYYADDFSLGEIAEEYEVSRQAVYDNIKRTSKILENYEKKLHLFSDYVVREQLLTELTNYINEQYPEDQTLQGYIKKIQEIEE; this is encoded by the coding sequence ATGGAAATTGAGAAAACCAATCGGATGAATGCTCTTTTTGAATTTTATTCGACACTGTTGACTGAGAAACAAATGAATTATATGGAATTATATTATGCAGATGATTTCTCACTTGGAGAAATCGCTGAAGAATATGAAGTCAGTCGCCAAGCAGTTTATGATAATATCAAACGAACGAGCAAGATCTTGGAGAATTACGAAAAAAAACTCCACCTTTTTTCTGACTATGTCGTTCGTGAACAGTTGTTGACAGAATTGACGAACTATATCAATGAACAGTATCCTGAAGATCAAACGCTACAAGGATACATCAAAAAAATTCAAGAAATCGAAGAATAA